The following nucleotide sequence is from Thermodesulfobacteriota bacterium.
TTGACCAGGCACAGCCCCTCGCGAACGCCGCTCTCCCGCAGGCACGCCTCCACCTGGGGCGTGATGTTGACGAAGCCCCGCCGGGCGGGAATCTCGAACCACAGCTCCTTTCGGTAGCTCTTCACGAAACGGTCCTACGGCAGGCCGGCCACCACTTGCCGGTACTCCTGCTCGGTGAAGGCGCGCAGGGTCTCCATGCTGGTCTCGCCGGCGGAGCCGATGGTGAGGAACGCGCGCAGAAAGCCCTCTTCGGTGGGGAACTCGCTGATGGCAATGGCGTCGTACTGGCCCAGGGTGAGATAGAAGGCCTTGAGCTCGCCCCCGGCGGCCCGACAGGCCGCCTTGGCCCGGTCCAGGCGAGAAGGCATGTCCTTGAACTGCTCCATGCCGGACTGGGTGAAGCGAAGCAGGGTGACGTAGGTGGCCATGGCGCTTCTCCTGTGCGAAGGGGCGGTGCGCAGCCCGCGTTTCACGGTGTCGCGAAGGAAGATACTCCACCGGGACGCTTCGGCAAGCCGGCGGCGGCTCAACGTCGCGGCTGGGTCGTGCGCCGGCTCGGCGGCGCGTTCCAGGGGTCTTCGGGCCAGCGGTGGCGGGGGTATCGGCCCCGCATCTCCTTTCGAACCTCGGGGTAGGTGTTTTCCCAGAAGCTGCGCAGGTCGGAGGTCACCTGGAGGGGGCGCCCGTGGGGGCCCAGGAGGTGGAGGACCACCGGAACCCGGCCCCCGGCCACCCGCGGGCCCTGGGCCCAGCCGAAGACCTCCTGGATCTTCACCGCCAGCACCGGGGGGCCGTCTTCCGGGTACTCGAGCCGCAGCCGGCTGCCGCTCGGGACCTGGCAGCGCTCGGGGGCTTCCCGGTCCAGGAGCTGGAGCTCCCGGGGCGTGAGGCGCCGGCGCAGCGCGCCCAGGAGGTCTGCCCGGCGAAGCTCGTCGAAGCTCGTGCAGCCCCGGGCCGCCTCTTCGAGGGCCGCCCTCCACTGGGCTTCGTCGTGG
It contains:
- a CDS encoding YjbQ family protein, which translates into the protein MKSYRKELWFEIPARRGFVNITPQVEACLRESGVREGLCLV
- a CDS encoding GYD domain-containing protein, which gives rise to MATYVTLLRFTQSGMEQFKDMPSRLDRAKAACRAAGGELKAFYLTLGQYDAIAISEFPTEEGFLRAFLTIGSAGETSMETLRAFTEQEYRQVVAGLP